CAAATGCTGTGGAACATAGAGGTTTCCGCTAAGTTTCATGGGAATGGAGGAAAAACCAGGACCTTCCACCTGGGGAGCCGTCAGTTGCAAACGGGAAAGTCCTTGGGTGGGGCCTGAAAAAGTAGGCAAAACAGGTATCTTCATAAACATCCTTTCTTGTAAGCCTTTTCGGATGAATAGGAAAAAAGTTGCTTTGAAAAAAATGTTGTAAATTTTGCTCAGTGTAAGTTCAATTGATGGGTTGTCCTTACAACTTTTCTCACCTCACCTCGCCAGCTTCAACGCGGAAACGCTTTTGCTCTTGAAGGGACCAGTTGTTTAAGGGGCTGTCATCGGTGGTGCTTACGAAAACTTGGCCGTGATTTGAGTGGAGGTATTCGAAAAAAGTTTGGTTTCGTTTTGCGTCGAGTTCGCTCATCACATCATCTAAAAGCAAAATGGGCATCTCTTGGTACACTTCTTTGTAGAGTTCCATTTCGGCAAACTTCATGGCCAGCACAAATGAGCGATGTTGGCCTTGCGAACCAAAATGTTTTACCTGGGCACCATTTAATTGCGCAAGGCAATCATCGCGGTGAGGCCCAACCAGGCTGGTTCTGCGGACGAACTCATCGTTAGCCCTTTCTGCCAAAAGCTCTTGCATTCTTGCAAACAAAGCTTCGCGCGAAGAAAGAAATGCTTTTCCTGCGTGAGGAGTGTATTCAAAAAATGCAGTTCCATCGTGTGAACAAATATTGTGATAGGCAACGGCTAACTGAGCATTGAAGCGGCTTAGCCACTCATGGCGATGAAGCATAATATGCACAGCCTTATCCACAAGCTGTGGATTCCAATCGGAAAGCAGACGCTGTTTTTCGGAAAACGAAATGCGTTCGTCAGAAAAAATTTTATTTCGCTGTGAAACAACACGCTCATATTCTCGAATGAGTTTTGCATAGGCTGGCACAAAGCGCGTGATCACCTGATCTACATAGCGACGACGTGCGGAAGGCGAATCTTTTAAAATTAAAATCTCTTCGGGCGCAAAAAGAACACAGTGCAAACCTCGAAAACTTTTAACCGAAAGTCGCTTGTCATTTTTGAGAAGTGTTTTTTTGTGTGGAGTGAGTGAGGCTTTCCATTCATCTTCGCCTCTCTCGCCTTTTACTTTTGCGCGCACCAAACTTGCTTCTTCATTCCATTCAATCATGTCTCGGAATTCGTTGCTGCGAAAGGATTTGCTGGTGCAGAGAAATGAAATAGCCTCGATAATATTCGTTTTTCCCTGAGCGTTTTGGCCCACGAAAATATTAAAACCCGGAGCAAACTCAAGTTCCTGCGAAGAAAAATTTCGAAAGTGTTTTAAGGTAAGTGAAGTAAGGAACACTGCCTTTACAACCTCATCGGCATAATCACGTGCACGTAGCCGGTGTCGAACTCGCTGCGAAATACGCAGGGTGAAGTGTCGTCGCCGAATTCGAGTGAGCAGGTTTCGTCTTTCAGCGAACTTAAGGCGTCGAGAAAATATCTGCCGTTGAAACCAATATCAAAAGATTGTCCGTGATATTCCACTTCCACATCTTCTTTTGCTTGGCCAAAGTCTGGATTACTTGTGGATAATTCTGTCACTTTTGGAGCAATGTGAAACTTCACACCTTTTGAACGATCACTGGACATTGCAGAAACGCGTTTGAGCGCGTGATAGATTTCTTTGCGATCGACATTCAAAATTTTTCCCGCTTTTTTTGGTAAGACTTGGCGATACGGTGGAAACTGTCCATCGATTAAGCGAATGATGAGCGTTACATCTCCACAATGTGCAATGGCATATTTGGGATCAATCCAAAATGAAAAGGTTTCGTGTTGTGTTTCGAGTAAACGTTTTAATTCGCTCACACCTTTGCGCGGAAGAATCACTGGGCGTTTTAGCTTCACGCCCTCTAAGTCTCTATCTACAATGGAAAGCCGGTGACCGTCTGTTGAAACCATGCGAAGAATATTTTTTCCATTTTCTTCTTCCGTTTCTAACAACACACCGTTTAAGTTGTAACGAGCTTCATCATTGGACATGGAAAAAGAAGTTTTCGAAAACATTTCTGTAATCACAGAACTGGGAAGTGAAAAGGAAACGCCCTCACCTTTTGTGGGAAGCGCTGGATATTCATCGCCAGATAAACCAACAAGTTTAAATTCAGATTTTCCACACGAAATTTCTAGCCAGTGTTTTTCATTTGTTTTGATGTGCACAACATCTTCAGAAAGTTCTTTTACAATATCAAACAAACCTTTTGCTTGAACCGTTACATTTCCTTCTTCCAGCACATCGGCCTTGCACTCGCAAATGACCGCTACTTCTAGGTCTGTGCCAGTGAGACTAATTTTTTTATCTTTTGCCGTAATGAGAACATTAGAAAGAATGGGCATTGTTGTTTTTCGTTCTGCAATTCCTTGAACTAATTGAAGTTGTCTTTGAAGTTCTTGTTTTTCGATTTTGATTTCCATTTTTTTCTCTTTAGCTTTTATAGGGTTTTGATTTTTTAAAGTTTATATAAAAAGTAGTCTCTTTATAGAAGCTGTGGAAAAAGGGATAAGTTGAGAAGAATGTTGATCTTTAAAAAGAATTTGTCCTCAAAACCTGTGAACAGATTATCCCCAATTTGAAAGCTTTCCACAGGAGCACTTCGTTTGCTTGTTGTTTGAAAGCTTGTGCATGTTCTTTCCTCACCTCTATCAACAGACTTATCCCTTATTGTGTGGATAAGTGAAGTACTTCACCGATGACAGTCTTTTACATAAGTGATGCAAGCTAGCAAGTGCTTTGTCTTCTTTCGTTTTAGCGCCGTGTCCATTGCCGTATGACCTGCAAGATAAGAAAAGCCTCGTTTTGCGAGGAAGGCAAAAAATGGAGACGATTAAAAAACAGGCAACTTCTTTTGGAAACGGGCGATAACGTGAGCATGACAATAACTCTTCCCAGAGCAAGTTTAATTGTGATGAATGGTTTAACTCCAGTAGGTGCCAATCATCCTCTTCATTCTAGCCTTAGGATAATGGCGGAAACGTCGCATTTCTTGGGGGTTCAGCCTGTTTTGGTGATTAAAGATATGGAAGACACTCCATTTTTAGCTGAGGGCTTACGAGTTGTTCATGCGTTAGATTCCTACAGTCTTAGCGAAGAATTTAATCTCACCTGTGCTATTCCGTTTCAT
The Deltaproteobacteria bacterium CG11_big_fil_rev_8_21_14_0_20_42_23 genome window above contains:
- the dnaN gene encoding DNA polymerase III subunit beta, whose product is MEIKIEKQELQRQLQLVQGIAERKTTMPILSNVLITAKDKKISLTGTDLEVAVICECKADVLEEGNVTVQAKGLFDIVKELSEDVVHIKTNEKHWLEISCGKSEFKLVGLSGDEYPALPTKGEGVSFSLPSSVITEMFSKTSFSMSNDEARYNLNGVLLETEEENGKNILRMVSTDGHRLSIVDRDLEGVKLKRPVILPRKGVSELKRLLETQHETFSFWIDPKYAIAHCGDVTLIIRLIDGQFPPYRQVLPKKAGKILNVDRKEIYHALKRVSAMSSDRSKGVKFHIAPKVTELSTSNPDFGQAKEDVEVEYHGQSFDIGFNGRYFLDALSSLKDETCSLEFGDDTSPCVFRSEFDTGYVHVIMPMRL
- a CDS encoding DNA replication/repair protein RecF, which produces MLTRIRRRHFTLRISQRVRHRLRARDYADEVVKAVFLTSLTLKHFRNFSSQELEFAPGFNIFVGQNAQGKTNIIEAISFLCTSKSFRSNEFRDMIEWNEEASLVRAKVKGERGEDEWKASLTPHKKTLLKNDKRLSVKSFRGLHCVLFAPEEILILKDSPSARRRYVDQVITRFVPAYAKLIREYERVVSQRNKIFSDERISFSEKQRLLSDWNPQLVDKAVHIMLHRHEWLSRFNAQLAVAYHNICSHDGTAFFEYTPHAGKAFLSSREALFARMQELLAERANDEFVRRTSLVGPHRDDCLAQLNGAQVKHFGSQGQHRSFVLAMKFAEMELYKEVYQEMPILLLDDVMSELDAKRNQTFFEYLHSNHGQVFVSTTDDSPLNNWSLQEQKRFRVEAGEVR